The following DNA comes from Lemur catta isolate mLemCat1 chromosome 19, mLemCat1.pri, whole genome shotgun sequence.
TCTTGGCGAACACGGGCCTCCTtttgggcctctgcctgctcGTCTCGGCAATTAACGACTTTAAATGCCATATTCACCAGGTCTTGGGCAGGGGTCCGAGGGCCTTCCTCTAGCtctttgagtttctttctgataTCAGAGGATGATTGGGTAATAAAATGGGTGACAAGGACAGTAGTCCCTGCGGGAGAAGCTGAATTGAGGCGGGTCTATTGGACCAGAGCTTCTGTGAGGCAGTTTAAGAAAGCTGccgggttttcatcaggccttcGAGTaatttctctcagtttttcaAAGTTACCAGCAGGGTGAGCAGCGGCCTGGAGGCCGGCAAGAACACACTGCAACATGCGGTCTCGCCGTTTCCTGCCTCTTGGCCGGCCGGGGGTCGGGTTGGTACTCCCAGGCCGGCTCTCGGCGAGGGACAGCCTCAGCCCCCCTGGCACAGAGCGGTCCGTGAGATGGAGCTGATCAGCATGTGCCTGGGCTGCCGTCCAGACACGTTCTTTTTCATCTACTGTCAGGGTAGAAGAGACGATGACAGAAATATCATGCCAGGGGAGATTATAAGCCTGTGTCAGGTAGCGAAACTCTTTGGTGTAAGCTGTTGGGTCGCTGGAAAAGGACCCCATTCGCTTTTCGGTTCTGAGAGAGGTcggaaagagaaaagggaacatgACCATGTACAACTCCCTCAGCGCCCGCCACCTCTCGCAAGGGACAGAGGACAGACTGGCCTGAAGGGTTTGCATGAGAGCGAGTGTGGTGACTGACAGGAGACGTGGGCGGTGAGTGACCGTATGGCATGGAAAGAAGGGACGACGAGGGCCCAGAGGGACCGGGATATAGCGGTGGCCGGCGTGGTGGCGCGAGGCAGGAGTCAGGAGCATCAGAGAGAGCTGAAGGAGAAGGTCCAGGTGGAAGAGAGGGAGGCAGTGCAGGCCCTCGTGCAAGGAGGATCTGTGCTGGGTGACAGTTGCACAGAGAGAAGGACGGGAGTGAAGTAAAAAGAAAGCCTGAATGTAAGGGATTTCTGACCATTTGCCGTTTCTGTGACAGAAATTGTTTAAATCTTGGAGGATTTTAAAGTCGAAGGTCCCATTCTCGGGCCAGCAGGAGTCATTGTCCAATTCGTACATGGGCCAGGCTGTATTGCAGTAACAGACTAGTCGCTTTGGCCGAATGTCCAAACCCAGACCTTTTAGATTGGCCAGGAGACACCCTAGGGGAGTCTCAGGAGGAATTTTAGAAATGTGGCTGCCCGTGGTGACAGACTCAGACCAGAAAAGGGGGACTGGATCCAGGATCCCAGTGGCGAGTATAAGCGGAGGGACGTCTCCACTCGGGTTACACTGCCACGAATGACTGTGAGTAGGGAAGAGAGAAATCAGGCGTCCCCGATGTTCTCAAATCCCAGAAATCCCAGGCCCAGAGCCGAGGGAGGACCTCTGATGCGAGCTCTGCGATTTCCGAGAAGGGAGTGAATCCCGAGAAGAAGCAGAGGTCTCCGGGAAAGAAGTCTGAGTCGGGCAAACACAGGGAGGACTCACCGTTGACGAGGAATTGAAGAGGGACCCTCCGGCAGCCGGCTGTAGTCCCGGTTCAAGCGTAGAGTCCCAAATGTAGAGTCCGTCGGAGGGGCCGGCGCAGCCACGGGCCAGAATGGCCCGGCACGACCAAGACACCCCTCCggggtttcggcaccaaatgtaaggtttttggatggtcggcaccagagaaagaaagacgagcagagttgaaagggttaagtaaAGAGGCTTATTGGAGTGCTCCAGGGTGAGGGTAACCAGTCCAAGGAAGGGACCCAGCTGAGGTTCCTGGGCCCCAGGAGAAAGCAAAGAGACTTGGGAAGTCGCAGTTGTCTGGGACTGAGGCAAAGATATTTATATGTGGTGAGGGGCATAAGTGGAGGGGGGCTTGCTTTTTAGGTGCTTGTTCAAGTGGATTATCAAGTTCTTAGTAAGCGGGTTGTCTCTGGGGCTGcaacaggatgtctccagggtcCGGTAGACACCGTAGGGGCTGGATGTCctgccagtcacaggatgtggctgggcttggtgaggccaggtgtttgtTCAGATATAAAAGTGGAGCTGACTCACTGTTTAGGACAGAGGGgtttgtagcaggggaggggACTACACGGCCCCCCACTAACCTTACATGAACcgtaagaacaaaatgggaacaAATTTGCATGAGCCCAAAAAAGACCTCCAAGACAAAGCATATGCAAACAAACTTCAACCAAGTGGTGAAAGTCAAAGGAAAGCAAAGTATCAAGGCAAGAGAGCGGTAGCCCCTGGGGGTGAAGAACTCAAGTACTCAGGAAGGAGCACACAGGAGCTAATGGTATTAGCAACCTCTCATGCCTTGAATGTGGAGGTGGTTTCCCGAGTGCCAGTTTAATAAATACTTACCAAAATATACATTGTGTGGTAACTTGGATCAACTTTTCCACAAATGGTTTAAATTCACAGTCAATAAAACtgaagagataaagagagagatagggatggcagagggaaggaagggagggatgggggTAGAGAGAACTCTAATTCAGTCCTTCTTTAAATTCCCAGTTCAGGTTTTAGGAATGTTTCCTCTCATCCCAAAAGGAGAACTTGAGGACGGGTCCTCAGTCACCCCAGGGGAAGACTGCATTACGGTCGCGGTCACACCGCCTGGACCTGGACCTGTCCTCAGACAGGTCTGCAAACAAGGATCACACAAATGAAGGGCTAGAACTTTAGGATGTCACCCTTCTGCCAGAATTTGAGGGAGAAGCAGGGTCTCTGAGGTTTTGATGCACCTGGCCCCCCAGACAGAAAGGACAGGGTGTGGCTAGAGCCCAGTGTGGGGGACAGAGTGTGGGGCCCCCACCTGGCAGAGCCaaggggcctgggtggggtggAGATGGCACAAGGACTTCTCTACCTCTCTCTCCGGTCCTGCTGAGGTCAATTTCTATGCTCTCCCACGGCCTCTGGAAGACAAAGGAGGAGGATTCCCTTCCAGGGCCAAAGGCCTTGTTCCGGTACCGCCACTTCTTTGCCACCGAGCAACTTAGAAAATGTGCACCTGGTGGATTCTGCACTGTGGGGAACAGGCTACgtgagaggggaggaggctgggcattGTCCCTGCTCAGCCCTCACCCCATCTGTGCATTTcctgtcccctccttcctcccctgccccacccacccccactggCATTGCTGCTGCCTCACAGACACTGGCCTGAGTCCCTTTCTGACACCCCACCCCTTCTCACCCTGCTGGGAGGGGCTTGGGAGCAGGGATGCAGCCAGACCAGGGCTGCAGGGCTTATTTATGCCCTGCAACTCCAGCAGGTTCACGCAGAAGAGGAGACCCAACTCGGAGGAGCCCTCTGGAAGCAGACAGCGATGCCAGGGCTACCGGTGGGTTGCAAAGGCACAGCCTTCAGTGATCCCAAGTCGCatagagaaaggaaggggaacGGGGAGATTTTATGAGAGGAAAATACGGGTGTTTCTAGTTTGAACGTTTTCCTGAGAGCTGTGGGTGTGTGGAGGAGAGCCCCTGGGGACACGATGTGTGAGATCATCGTGGGGCACGGTGTGTGGACCCTGGACCAGCGTGACCCTGTGTCCGCATGTGCTGGTGTCTGACTGAGAGTGAACGCTGTTGGCACGAGGCGACTTAGTGCGGGAGGCGGACAGCCCACAGGGATGGGCggtgtgggggagggtgggggtgggactgtGCTTTGCCGTGGGGACAGCGACTGTGAGGCTGTGTCTGAGTACAGCCGGGACAGTGCCCAAGCAACTGCGCACGTCTCAGTGAGCAGGAGTGTGGGGAGGTGTGTGACACCGAGTCCCACGTCCCTGTGTGACTGTGAGCCCGTGTGTGATGCTCTGTGACTGGGTGTTGAACTGTGAACACGTATGTGGCTTTCTGTGCACGTGAAGGTTCTTCCCTACGTAGCAGTGACTCTGGTTAAGTGCCTGTAGGTTTCTGCATGTGTGGCGATGAGGGTCGCGACTGGCAGAACCGGTGGGGGTCCTGGGGACCTGGGTTCTCCGAGCACTGGGCTCTGAGCATTCCTGAGAGCAGGACGAAGGAGGCCTTAAACGCCGCTTCTCCAGAACAGTTGGGGGAGATGAACACAGACTGTGGGGGCAACGCGGGACCACCAGCTGCCACCTCCCTATCTCAGGGTCCCCTCAGCCAGCCCAGCCTGTCACTTCCCGTCCCCCTCCCTTAGCGCAGGTGCTGGAACTGTGCAGGGTCCTGACAGGACACGCAGTGCCTGTGATCACTCTCGTGTGTACCCGTCCCACACACGGCGGTTTCCTCTTCCGTTATATCCTTCCCTCCTTCAACTAGTGCCGTTCTCACTGcagtcattttttgttttttaattttcacgTCTTCAAGTCTTGCTTTCCCAGGTTGGGAGTGAAAAATAACCAGAGGGCCGTTCCACAAGGGCCCTCCCCCCTCGGACACGTAGTCCCTGTGCAGACCCGTCACGTGCCAGTGATGAGCAAAGGTTGTACATGTGTTAACCCCTCTGTTACTGAGAACATCCGACAAAGCAGGGATGTCTGATGATCCTCCTtgtactggggaagctgaggcagggagCATCCACGTAATGGACCTAAGATCTCACTGCTAGGAGGAGGCAAAtccagggtttgaacccagacagCCTGGCTCTTGAGCCCTTGCTCTGAACTACAGCCCTCCCGTCTCCTGATTgtggtgggtggggagaaggggacccAGGAGTTTGTCCTCCGACCTCTGGGCCACTGGAAACTGTTGAAGGAGGGGACCCCACACCTGGCATTGCCCCGCTCATCCACTCTCCATCCCCATGGCAGGTGCCACACGCTCGGCATGTGTCCTTGTCTATTGGTTCTTCCGTGACAATCAGAGGGACAACTCTCCTCCCTTTCGTGTGAGTACGCTGTGGGCCTTGGGTGAGGGCGTGAAGGAGAAGGAGGGCGTGAAGGATTAGCTTAGGGGATCCCCTCATGTCCGAGTGATGTGAAAATGTCTCATCGGCATGACGGTGGCACAGTGCAGGTGCAGGGCCTGGAGAGCCCTGTGGCACCAGTCATCAAACCTGCCGTTGCTGGACTGTGGGCAGGTCTTGGGGTCTGGGGGAAGAGGTCACTCAGGGGATGGGGCTCTGGCGCTTCAGCCGGGGACATAGAATTTTCAGGGATGGACCGGTCATACATCCAGGTCAGTGATTTCAGCTCAATTTTAGCCTTGGGCTCAGGGACAGAGCATCGCACTGCTCAGGAGTGAGCTGAAGCAGTCTCCCAGGAACAAGGAACACAGTGGCAGCCAGGGATATCTTCTACCCGCTGTGGGGAAGAGGTGGGACAGGATCCGGGTGTGCCTCCGGTGTGTGCCACCACGAGGAAGGGACCTGCCCAACGCGCTGTGTGCTTTGCCCTTCAGCAAGGACCCACAACTGCAGGTGGATTTCCACACTGGGACAACCGAGAGTTCAGACATCGCCTTCCACCTCCGAGTGTACTTTGGTCACTTCGTGGTGATGAACAGCTGTGAGGATGGGAGCTGGAAGGGTGAGGTGCGGTCCTCCCACATGCCCTTCGTGGACGGCAAAGCATTTGAGCTGCGCATCCTGGTGCTGCACAATGAGTACCAGGTGAGTGTGCCCAGGAACGTCCACACGCCTCCTCCGTGGGCTCCCAGAGGAGGACGCAGCTCCCCCTGGCCTGGCCTGAGGGTCCCTTGGGGTCCATCTCCCATAACGACTCCTGCCCCAGGCTTTTGGTCACAGTGCACACCCTGCTGGTACTGCCATTCTCAGCTCTTTTCCCAAACCTGACCATTTATAAGTATGCTGTTATTTAAACTTTCACATAGTTAAATGGctaaaatatgcatatgaataaaattatattaatcagCCCCAAATTAAGTCTTTCTCTCACCCCTGAACCCCAATCCTCCACCCAGAGCAATTATTACTAGCTTCTCTACTTTACTTCCACAGATGAGCTATGCTTGTGCAAgcagtcatttctttttaaacaaatggtggtaTAAGTTTCTCTATGCATTACACCTTGGGAGCTAGAGTTTATTGGTTGTCAAAGAATATATCTTAGAAAAATCATTTATCCATGGTGCTGCCTCATTTTGTAGTGATTGCATAATATTCCAAAGGAAGGGTTACCAAAAATTATTGAACTTGACCCTTTtcatgggcatttaggttgtttctaatattttgctcTCACAAATGATGCTGTATTAGGGTTTCTACACAATCATTTGTTATGATCAACCTCCAAGTACTTATattgaaagataatttcaaagaaatgggATAACTGGTTCAAAAAGTGTGTGCATTTTCAATTTGACAAATTAACACCTAAAGGTGACTTTCTCCAAAGCCTCAGCAAGAAAGAATATGTTCAAACTTTCCTCTGCAAattgttacagtctgagtttcaCGCCGAAAAATCagtaatctgccattctgcttctgtaaaacctgcttgctcctgctcgCTACCCCcgacacagaaattcctaagtgacctcaacacccatgttctgtgtaaaatgattacagcccccacgttttgcgtGAAGCTATTACAACACTCATGTTTTGcatgaacaagatatggcccagagcccaaactgcccagatcctgttacaccaaagataagaaaatgatatcatgcttactcaaagctttttgtacacgtgcttgttctgtcttagtaattgtccacccacaaacttacaatataaaaactttctgtttcaaaggctcactgctgctctctgtgccgcctttgggcgATGCAGAgggtagtcgctggccagctaataaagactcctgatttcaCTCAATttggtctttaggtggtcatctctcgcatctcagaccataacacaAATGAGTAGCCCAAAAGATTGACATTATTTAAGATTTAGGTGGGGcgtcttttcatatgcttataaaCTGTTAAATATAATATCCTCTTTTTTGAAACATCTGTACTATTTTACCCCTTTAAGAACACTCAGGTTGCATTCTCTGCCACCACTAGCCCAAATCTGGGCTACTCCAAAGAGAAAGAAGGCTGAAAGCTGGTTTGGTGGCATGCTGTGTTTCTGACACATTGTCTCTTTTGTAGGTGGTGGTAAATGGCCAACACTGTTATAGCTTTGCCCATCGACTCCAGCCAGAGTCTGTGAAGATGGTGTATGTGTGGAGAGATGTCTCCTTGACCTCAGTGGATGTCGTCTAGGGAGGGAGGAGACCACACTCCCCATTGTCAAGGAGTCCCTCATTCTACGTGATCATGGATCCCCAGAGTCTGCTCACAGAATCATCCCTCCTCACCCCTTTCCTGACACGTGGTCAttaaaacatcaccaaacttcacAGGGTTTGGCTCTTCCTTTAGGGGAAAAAGGGGAAGTGATCATCACCAAGAGGGACCTGGAGGTTCCATGAGAGGCATCAAGAAATCAAAGAGGGGGCccggtgcagtggttcacacctataatcaatcctagcactctgggaggccgaggcaggaggatcgcttgagctcaggcgttcgagaccagcctgagcaagagcaagacccagtgtctacaaaaaatacaaaacttagccaggcatgggggtgcatgcctgtagtcccagctacttggtggGCTGAAGCAGgggattgctttagctcaggagtttgaggctgcagagagctatgatgaggccactgcattctagctgaggcaacagggtgagaccctgtctcaaaaaaaaagggaaaaaaaagacatcaaagaGAATAAATCTTTCTGTGATAGGAGGAGTAAGTAACAAAGTCACTGAAATTTCTAAGACATTAGTAATAACATCCTTTTATAGGACTAACTATATGTCAGACACTCAGCCAAAATCCCTACCCAATTTCACATGGCTGAACTGAAATGTTAGATAGGTGTTTACAGCTACTTAGCTATAATTGCTGGCTTGGGGGAGAAACTTTGTCATTTGAGGAAAATCAGATGACATTTCTTCACTCAGTTGTTCCAAGCATGTTTATTGTGTATCAGCACTGCACCTGGCTTTGTATAGGATGCACTTCAGGAATTAAAGAAAGAAGATGACAAAGTTATCACTTGAAATGTTCAACTAAAGCAATGTTAGAGAACCACAGAACTTCAACGATTGCCCTttaagaatctctctctctctgtgtctcttttttttttttaccttgtttcAAAAGAATTGCAAGATTTTCCAATTTATGTGGACAGAAATCTGGGGCTTCTGTGTGGAAATGAATTGTCATGGTTTTAGATCAGGGGATATGTAATTTATTGTTGGAATAGGCACAGTTTGTACTCGTGCCTGGTTATTGTCCCAGTAAGGCGTTGCAGCATCGCCAACCTCCCCAAAACATACGGGCTTAAAACAGTAATTTGTCAGTATCTCTCCCAGTCGTGCAGGTTTACTGGGCTCCTATGGGTGGTGGGTCATGTGGCTTCCATCAGACTGTGGAGGACAGTCAAGTTTCTGAAAGATCTATGCGGCTGGGTTTCCAGAGGATGCTTTACTCACCCCTGATGAGGCGGTCACTGGGGGCGCTGAACCACCTGGGGGCTGCTGCTGGCTATCTCTTTCTCAACACGACCTCTCCGTTAGTGACTTGGACTTATCAAATCATGGAGGTATCATGGTTGTTGGACTTAATGAGTGGTGACCAGCTTCCACAGGAGGAGCGTTAAAAAGGCTCAAGCAGAAAGTGCAAGGCGTCATAGGACCTAGCTTTGAACGTCACATGGTGTCACTTCTGCGACGTCGACGTCGTATTATTCAAGGTGAGTCACGCAGACAGcccaaatcaaaggcaggggacTACACAAGGTGTGGTTATTTTGACTTGTGGTTCATGGGGAGGACAGACTTCCTTGGGAACTAGTTACTATTCTGGAGATAGGGAACTGGCAGGCCCTGCTCATTAGTCATAAGACCcaaaccaaggtctctgataaaacaggagGTGGTGGAGGAGCCAGCCAAAACCAGCCCGAACCAAGATGGTAACCTGCGGTTACCCTGGCTGCCCGTGATACCCGGCTTACAAGGTGTTAGCATACTGAAAGAAACTCCCACCAACACCGTGACAGTTTACAGACGCCATGGCAGCCCCTGCAAGTTACCACACGCAGTTCAAAAGGAGGAGGGACCTCTGGTTCCGGGAACTCCCtgcccctttcccagaaatcccATGAATAATCCTCCTTCCACTTAACATAAGATTAAATAGAAGTTATTAAACAAGACCCTGGACCCTCACAAAGTGCTactctgttgctctgagagatAGCCGCCACCCTGTCTGTGCAGgggcctcctttttttttcttacttctaaacttgcttttctcttgctctgCGGGCTTGAACTCCCGAGtgagccaagaacccacttggtcTTCCGTCCAGACCTCAGTTTCGGGGGCCACTTTTCCTGTGTCCGTTCCATATTCAGGGCGGCTGGTCGGCGGCAGCTCTGCGACCCCCAGACCACCGCCCGGCGAGCCGGCCACCGCCCGCCCTCCGCTCcggacggggacggggacggcCGCAGCCCCGCGGGTCTCCGCCGCCGCGTCCGGGGACCCAGCTGCCGAGCGGCCGCCCTCCGCCGCCCAGGGCCCCTCCGTCTCGGCCCCGGGACCCC
Coding sequences within:
- the LOC123624333 gene encoding galectin-10-like, with product MPGLPVPHARHVSLSIGSSVTIRGTTLLPFVKDPQLQVDFHTGTTESSDIAFHLRVYFGHFVVMNSCEDGSWKGEVRSSHMPFVDGKAFELRILVLHNEYQVVVNGQHCYSFAHRLQPESVKMVYVWRDVSLTSVDVV
- the LOC123624227 gene encoding proline-, glutamic acid- and leucine-rich protein 1-like, producing MRLGFQRMLYSPLMRRSLGALNHLGAAAGYLFLNTTSPLVTWTYQIMENPLGLPSRPQFRGPLFLCPFHIQGGWSAAALRPPDHRPASRPPPALRSGRGRGRPQPRGSPPPRPGTQLPSGRPPPPRAPPSRPRDPGYPPARPRPPSEESVEAAAELSARDLEEKEEKAEEKASRRERETAVVEEEEEEENGAEEEEEGTAEDEGEEEDEEEEDDEGPALKRAAGEEDEAEPKRQKTENGASA